The Rattus rattus isolate New Zealand chromosome 8, Rrattus_CSIRO_v1, whole genome shotgun sequence genome contains the following window.
GAAGCTAAATTAGATTATTACAGAATTCCATTGTGCTCTGGGAtgtcactttctgtctctcaaatATATACCACTGTGATTATTATTGAAAAATCGTGAAGAAAAGGTGAAACACCATCACTAACTAGAGAGTAAAGGTGGATGGACAGACTGATACACACATGCAACCCTGACatcattccttttccttctgaagCTTCTCTGACAAGGCCCAAGTCCCTGCTGGTCTCTTCTCCATCTACCAAGTTGCTGACATTGGAGGAAGCCCAGGCAAGAACTCAGGCTCAGGTCAATTCTCCTATTGTGACCGAAAATAAGTACATCGAAGTAGGAGAAGGGCCTGCTGCACTTCAAGGGAAGTTTCACACCATCATTGAGTTCCCACTTGAAAGGTAACATACACTAAGTCCCGTTTTAAAATAGGCTTTCATGGCTATAAATGGATTGCattaaaatttactattttattaaaattgggGCAGTCGTAGAAAAAATGCTGAATCAAATATAGACATGGAACCCTTTTAAGGACCAACAAAAATTATTCTCACAAAACTTTATAACAGTGTAATTTTAGGAAGTAAGTTGTACAAGGACGATTGCTAATATAAATGATACACGTTCATTGCATGGGGCTGGcttttctctttgagaaaatttagaaataagtGGTGCTGAAATAGCTTATTCAGAAAGTAGTGAATGCTTAGTGACTTCTGACACTGGTTCCTGACCAGCAGCAGAGTCACCGGTGACTGTGAGACATGCAGACCCTCCCGCCCCAGCCCAGGCCCACTGGTCAGGAGCTGGAGCCTCCCTCCTGTGTAGTTCTGATGAGTGCAGAAGTTGTCCTGCAGCCCAGAGAAGCCGTGAGCGTGACCCACACACGCCTGCACGAGGCTTCTGTCTCACTATGCAGTGTTTGGTTGTCACTGGGTTTCAGGGACTTAAGCAATATGAAGAACGCTGCAGCGTGTCCTGCGGTGTCCCTCCGAGCTCCTACCCTCACCGCTTCTCTGGGGAAATACAGGGTGTGACTCCCTTACTAGGTCTGCAGAAAGACAAGTTAGTTTAGCTGTTTCTGCTGCCCTCTGGCTGTGCTCATAAACGCAAGGGTCTTGTTTCCCTAGAAGATGCCACACTAATAAAACCTCAGGAGTTTCCTTTTTTCACTTTTGGGTGTTcctctatcttctttttctttctgtggctaGAAAGCCAGAAGTTAGTACATGTCATTCCTTTCCATTTCCGAGTTGATCCTCAGCTCCTTGCTTTTGTATTTTAGCCCCCGTTTTACTAAAAACAGATGGCTTTAAGTAGAGATTCAAAACGTAGACATTAGGGTGTAGGCAGGCTCGGGTTCCGCGGAATCCTCATTTCCTTGCTTCCACAGTTACTAAGGACATTAGTTGAACTTCTCAGGTCTTCATTCCGTCAGCCTCCCATGCGGTCATCTAAGGACATTAATGACATTCTAACTGTGTTGGCGCACATGCTGACTCTTCGCCTCCTTCTGTCCTTACCTCCCCTCGCCTCAGTTTTTCCATTCTGTCTTGTCTATGGAGGCTCATTATCAACATCTCTGCACCCTTTTCTCAGCCTGAGGAGCGTGTGGCCTTGAAGCTGCAGCTCACGTTGCTCGCACATTAGCTTCCGTGCCTTGCAGAACCGCACTGCACCGTGCACGGCATGGAAGGAGAAGGTTTGCCTGCCGCCCCCCTGTGCCTCTCCAGCCTGTTCCTTCCTTTCTACAGTTTGTTCATTTCCCGTTCTGTAGGAAAAGACAGAGCCTTGGTTATATTAGTACTGATAAACGGCCTTTTTGTTTCATAGGAAGAGGCCTCAGAATAAGATGAAGAAATCTCCGGTTGGCAGCTGGCGCTCCTTTTTCAATCTGGGGAAGTCCTCTTCTGTCTCCAAACGCAAACTGCAGCGTAACGAGAGCGAGCCCTCAGAGATGAAAGCCATGGCTCTGAAAGGTGAGCGCCGAGCCGCCCTGTCCTGGGTAGCAGACACCTGGGGGTTCAACACCCTCCACTGTCCTGTGTGATCATGATACAGCTCGCGGTAAAACGTGCGTAGTTGTGTGGCCCAGGCGGGTTGTCTGCATGTGTGATTGCCGCCAGCTCCCTAAAGATAGTATCAGTTACGTAGAGAAGAACTCAGAGCTGAAGAAAACTGTAtagatgtcacacacacacacacacacacacacacacacacacacacacacacacacacacagtgcatttgTGTCATTGCTTGTGTAACATAATTTGTACAGTGCTGGTAATAAGCAAATACCACTGTTACGTACTTGTTTTGATCTTTAGTTTTACACACTTAGAACTGACAAGTCTGTATTTCACCATACTTTTCAAGTTTATAACTATTTCACCAGTGAAATTCTCCTGCATGACTCACTGATGGAGTACTGTGTTCTATCAGACAGATCATTATGGTTGAGAAAAGTaccttttaaagtaattttaaaaacttgtgcTTTGATACAAACATCTTCTTGATCTAGAAAAACTAGTGGCGCTTTTCCTTAGGTACCCTTAGAAGTCATGCTCAGCTCATCCCCATCATTCCGTTTGCAATCATGTATTACCCACACGTTAGATATTTTGATTTGTTGGCTCTGCAGAAAGAAAATTACGGTAGTGCCCTGCCTTCAGAGTCTAACCAGAGAGCCATCTGTATGAGAAAATGACGTCAAGTATGTATTACAGCAGAAGTAGAATTCTGTGTCCAGAATCTATGGCTGGCATTGTTAGTTTGTCTGGGAGTAGGGTGATGATCAGGACTACTAACTGTATTTCTAAGAATTAatactgtatgtgtatggatgtcttgcgtatatttgtgtgtgtgcactccatgtgcctggtgctcatggaggtcagaagagagccgtggattccctggaactgaagttacagtggctgtgagctgccggccatgtgggtgctgggaatcaaacccaggacctctgaagagcaacggtgctcttaaccactcaccaagctctccagccccaggaaagagAACTTTCAGCTTGGGAGTTGAAGAAGGTTCGGTTCACCTGATGTCTAAGGGGACCCAAAGACCTATTTCAGGAAATGGCAGCAGGGCAGGAAGAGGGGCAGGTTGGAGAAAAGAGATTTCTTAAAGGACTTTATGAGAAATTGTTGTaaagagaggaaagcaggaagagacagtTAGGAAGATCGCAGAGAGCATGAGAGACGGAGCTCAAAGTATCTGCAGTATGGAGTGCCTGCCACCAGCAGGTCAGAAAGACATAGGAGTTCAGCAGGTAAGGTATACAGTAAAAATAACTGCTATTCCTGGGGCTGCTGTTACTAATTACTACGCATTGAGACTGGAGCATGTATGGAAACAGTCTGACAGCTGTCACCTCACCTGCGGTCTCTTGAAGTTCTCAGGGGGATGCCCTCCTGTCTCGTCTGTCCCCTTTGGCTCCCAGCATCTCTGCCTTTAGGTAGCACCGTGCCAGCCTCTACCTGCGCCTTCATGGGGCCgccttctctgtttccctttgtcttttcttttcacaaaGGCACCATCACTGAAGAGAGGGGCCACTGTAAGATATCGTCAGAGGGACTGgaagggtggctcagtggctgtAAACTCTCCTAAAGGACTGAGTTCACTTCCTATCACCTGGAACTCAAACTCCAAGGGATCCAttaccctctctggcctcctagGTCAATGGCACACACGTGGAATACACTCACAAGCACAACACATCCAcacgaataaaaataaaatcgGTAAAGACATCCCCCAAGGTTACCAAGTTGGTCTTCGGGAGAGGAATCTTTTGTTCACCTTTGTGCTCAAGTTTGTAGGCTTTGGGAagaagtttgctttttttttccacgtgggAAACAGAATAATGAATGCAGTGTATTACATAACAGGGTAAGCTGAGTATGACTGCAGAGTGCACGGCTAGTCACACCTGGAGATACAGATGTTGCTCGGAAAAACCCCCAACCCTTTAACTGCACAGTCCTTGGTAATGGCAGGTTTTACTCTGTTTGCTTTCACTATTTAGGTGGCAGAGCAGAAGGAACCCTCCGCTCAGCTAAAAGTGAGGAGTCTCTTACTTCTCTCCATGCAGTTGATGGTAAGACTGAAGCACCCTGGGGTGGGTTGCATAAAAGCACATGTATGCAGCAGTTTTATGAGTATGCACTTAGCAAGAAGACGATGAAATACCACTTCCAGGACTAGTGGCATTGAGTACGGTTCAGTTAAAACTCGTGGATACTTTAATATGGTGTGGTATTCTGGCACGAACGCTGTTTATGTAAAATGGCTGAAATGtttgaaatgaaagcaaacatttaTATTTGTCAATGCTTCAAAGTGGGTGTCACTGTTTCCTTTAGATTTGGAGACAGGAGCGGCGGCTTGGAGACTCACTTGTTAATTGATGGTGGGTGGTCTTCGTGGGTCATTAGTTGTTAGAGCTGAGAACTTAGAGTGAGTCTGCCTGCAAAGGGGACCAACATCTCCTGGCAGACACTGGAGGGAGGTGTGGTTACAGCATAAATTACAATTCAGAAGCCAACCTTCTGAAAGCAAGTGTTGTGCTAAGCTGTGCCACTGGGATTAGCTTGAAAAGCGAAAAACCTGTTCTCGGGGAAAAGAAAGTGGAAGTATTTTAAGTGTGTGAATAGAGTGCTTTCTTAATGTgtgtaaatactttttaattaggAAGAAATACTGTTTCTTCTTAAGGATATTTCTCCATAATAAACAACCGTTTGTTACTGTTTGATACTGAAAGTGCTATTTTCAGTGATAATTTCTACCATGCAAGTCAAACATGAGGCCAGTGATAAAATAAGACACAAAGAAAGGGGAAAGCTGGCCCAGATCAGACCAAGTGTCAGTGTTGAAGTCATAATCCAAGAGTCCCCTGCCATTTTCTTACCTGGGGTGTGTATCAGCTGTCGTGCACGTGCTTGTTAATTGTGTTCTATTTAGACCTTCTCTTACCACAAGTGTAACTGACATTTGTACACCCAGACGCAGTTCGTGGGAAGAAAAGTTAAGGTTGCAATTGTCTTACCCTGTGCGCTATTACTACTGTACTAGGTAGGTGGCTGCTGTGGTGCTGTGTCCCGGGAGATTCACGCCCTGACATTGTTGTCCGTTTTCACTAGGTGATTCCAAGCTGTTCAGACCCAGAAGACCCAGGTCCAGCAGTGATgcactctctgcctccttcaatGGAGACGTGCTGGGGAACCGGTGCAATTCCTATGACAATCTGCCCCACGACaatgagagtgaggaggaagtaGGGCTGCTCCACATCCCAGCCCTCGTGTCTCCTCATTCCGCTGAGGATGTCGACTTGAGTCCACCAGACATTGGAGTGGCCAGTCTGGACTTCGATCCGATGTCATTTCAATGTAGTCCTCCGAAGGCTGAGTCCGAGTGTCTGGAGAGTGGTGCTTCCTTCCTGGATTCATTAGGGTTCACCAGGGATAAACTCGGTGCCAGCAAGAAGGATGTGGAAGCAGGTGGGAGCCAGTCGCAGACTCCAGGGAGCACCGCAAGTTCGGAACCCGTGTCCCCAGTCCAGGAGAAACTGAGTCCGTTTTTCACTCTGGACTTGAGCCCCACTGAGGACAAGTCTTGTAAGCCATCTTCATTTACAGAAAAGGTTGTTTATGCTTTCTCTCCGAAGATTGGACGGAAGCTAAGCAAATCTCCTTCCATGAACATATCTGAGCCCATTTCTGTGACTCTTCCACCTCGGGTGTCGGAAGTCATTGGTACCGTCTCCAACACTGTATCTCAGAATGCATCACCTCCATCTTGGGACAAAAGTGTGGAAGAAAGAGATGTCATAAATAGATCCCCCACCCAGCTAGGAAAGATGAAACCAGGtgagagagaggcacaggagAGATGTGAACCTGAAGCACAGCCCCAGGAGCAGGGGGCAGCTGAAGAGGTAGAGTTGCCAGGGACAGAGGAGCGGCCTGTCTCGAGCAGTCAGAGCAAGGCTGTGCCTTCTGGACAGAGTCAGACAGGTACCGTTCGTTCTCCTCCGTTCCTTCTCTAGTTAAACGGGGTCTTCCGTCCTGTGTGCCGTCTGTGCCTTTAGAGAGCCTTCCCAACAGCTAGGCTAGAGTCAAAGAGAATGTTTTTCTGAATGGTGCTGCGGGCTCAAAGCCCGAAACTAAAATGAGTCAAACAAAACTCCCCAAAGGGCCCGTGGTCCTGCTTCGAACCTTCACAGAGGACCCCTTAACTCTCTGGACAGTCAGAATTCATGGATAATTTTTGCACAACTGTGTAGCtcttgattctgttttctcttctaatgCATATTGTATTCTAGCCTTACAAGTTAACAAGCCAGCCTACACTGTCAGTGTAAAAGTATTATCACAGTCTAAGCGCTGGAAGCTTGTACTTTAAGTGGCCTTTTTCTAAGTCAGGTGGAGGCCTGCTTCCCCTCCACCCTTTGTAGCAGTTCAAGAGGACTTGCAACCTTTAAACACTGTTAGTTCCCTTTGAACCAGATGTGTTTTCAGCAGCATTTGCATGTGGGATAGAAGATCATGgattaccatttttaaatatggaagGCACCTGTTTTTAGTGATCACATGGGGAGTGTTTGGCTTTCCGTATAGGGTAACATAAGCTACCttttcattctaattttttttcccaatttcccaCTAGGAGCAGTTACCCATGACCCCCCTCAGGATCCCGTTCctgtcagttcagtctctctTATCCCACCACCACCGCCTCCGAAAAATGTGGCCCGAATGTTGGCACTAGCATTAGCTGAGTCTGCACAGCAAGCCTCAACGCAGACACTGAAGAGACCAGGGCCTTCCCAGGCTGGGTGCACTAGTTATGGAGACATGGCAGTCGCTACATCTGAAGAGAAACTGCCTAGTTCCTACTCTAGCGTTACTCTAGATAAAACCTATTTCCAAACGGACCGACCAGCAGAGCAGTTCCACCTGCAGATCAATGGACTCGGAAATTGTAACCAGCCTCTCCCAGAGACAGCAGCTATGGGAGgtcccacccaccccaacacaactgactctgGGGAGCAACTCCACCAAGTAGACTTAATAGGGAATTCGCTACATCGAAACCATTTATCTGGGGATCCAGAAAAGGCTAGAAGCACTTCAGCTCCCTTAACAGACTCAGAGAAGTCTGACGGTCATGGAAGTTTCCCTGAAGACCACGCTGGGAAGACCAGCGTGTCCACTGTCTCCTTTGTGGAGCAGGACCAGTCTCCACTTCATTTCTCCAGTGGAGACCAGCCCCTCTCTTATCTTGGTACCAGTATGGATAAACCCCACCATTCCTCAGAACTTacagaaaaatctcccatgcctTCTACTTTGCCTAGGGACAAAGCCCACCCTCTTTCTGGGTCCCCTGAAGAGAATACCAGCACAGCCACCATGGCATATATGATGACAACTCCACCAAGAGCCGAAACGAGCACCAGAGAGGCCAGCAGAGCCATGGCTGTACAGCCCACTGCTGCTGATTTTGTGGCTGCCACCCTTCAGCGAGCACACAGAACTAACcggcccctccccccacctccttcccagaGGCCTACAGAGCAGCCACCAGGTGTGGGGCAGGTACAAGAAGCACCAAGTATAGGAGTGAATAATTCCCACAAGGTAAGACCAAGAGGAAGTCGGTGACGTACTATATTATTCCCAAAGGTATTTTTGGTAGGATCTTTCAGTCAGATACGTTTCAGTCAGGTAGCAGGTTTCCATGAAATAGCTGCCATTTGAAGCTGAAGATCTTTGCCTGGCTATTGGCCTTGTGGTAAAGACATAGCAGCCCCTGGGGACTGCAGCTTAACCGTCCTTGCTGCTTTTCCTTCGGGAAGCACTGACAGGTCAGACCAAAGGGAACCCAGGGCTGCAGTAGTCAGTTTCCTTACCCGGTCCCTCACTGGTCACATGACAGGGTGAGTCATGTGACCACCCTGTGCAGACCCTTGATGTCTGTGTATTGAAAGTACTTCATTCTCCAGGGCTTTCAGAAGTATAAGGAGTGAGGATATCTTggagtttttgttatttttgtttttctactgtaACCAGCTGTGTTGCATAGTTAGAATGCCTGCTTTGGGAGGGAATGTTAGGTACAGAATGCCACAGTGTTTTCCTAATTCCTCCTTAATTAGATAAAAGCACCACAGGTTTTGTGCTAACCTTAACCAAAAGGAGCTGAATTCTGGGCCTTCCTAAAGGGCGTGGTACTTACTTCTCAGGGACAGTGTATTTAATCTGTGGGCCCACGAGCAGGATGGACAGAACGCAGAGGCAGGAGACCCCGACTTGCTGCCACCGCAGACAAGCCGCTGTGAAACTCCTCCCTGCGTTTGGAGGTTTAAAACTGCCTGCTGTGTGGAACCGCGTCACCCTGAAACTCCTGCCAGCTGATAAAATCAGTGGctttcattaaataaaatcttCTCGGTACTGACACCAATAGGCAGGATATTGACTTTTAGGTCCAGCGCGGTTTTCGGCTAATCCTGTAACTGGTTCTGCATGTTAAGATGCCATTGTAGGCAGCCTCTCCTCACATTTAAACCCTAGCATGAGATAGCAAACACTGCACACGACTCCACAGGTAATGGCGGACCTTTAGCCACACAGGTACTCTTTTTCCGGCCACGGATCAGGTTCAGTGTAACCGCAGAGCTCTGGCAAAGTTCAGGCTGTCACCCAAATAGCCAGGGTTTGCCCGTTATGAAAGCATTGGCACTGGGCTCCGAGGGGTGGGTGTTAAGCAGCAGACTGTTAACACCGCTGTCTTTCAGCAGGTCCAGGGagcagctccagctccagagaggCCACCTGAGCCTCGAGCCATGGCTGATCCTGCATCCATCTTTGTCAGTGATGGCAGTGCTGCTGCCCAGTGTCCCATGGCCGTCTCTGCTGCCCAGCCGGGACTGCCTGAGAAGGTTCGGGAAAGCAGCAGGGCCCCGCCACTCCACCTGCGTGCGGAGACATTTCCTGGCCATTCCTGTGGCTTTGCTGCCCCCGTCCCTCCAACACGGACAGTGGAAAGCAAGATGGCTGCCGCCATGCACTCCAGTGCGGCAGAAGCCAACAACAGTTCAAATTACCACTCCTTTGTCCCTTCGTCAGCCTCCGCGGATGATGTGCTGCCTTTGCCACCCCCCATCGCGCAGCCTAAGCATGCTTCTCAGAAGATAGCCTACTCCTCCTTTGCTAGGCCTGATGTCACCACAGAGCCCTTTGGTCCAGAAAACTGTTTGCATTTCAATATGACTCCAAACTGCCAGTTTCGCCCCCAGAGTGTACCTCCACACCACAATAAGTTGGAGCCACACCAGGTGTATGGCACCCGATCAGAGCCACCGGCCTCCATGGGTCCTCGCTATAACACCTATGTGGCACCGGGGAGAAGCATGTCTGGACACCACTCCAAGCCGTGTAGCCGGGTGGAGTATGTCTCTTCTCTGGGCTCCTCAGTTAGGAATCCTTGTTGCCCTGAAGACATTCTACCTTACCCTACCATCCGGAGAGTACAGTCCCTCCACGCGCCCCCGCCTTCCATGATCCGCTCTGTTCCCATTTCACGGACAGAAGTTCCCCCAGATGATGAACCAGCCTACTGCCCACGACCAGTCTACCAGTATAAGCCATACCAGTCCTCCCAGGCCCGCTCAGATTACCACGTAACACAGCTTCAGCCTTACTTTGAGAATGGACGGGTCCACTATCGGTATAGTCCGTACTCCAGCTCCTCGAGCTCCTATTACAGTCCTGATGGGGCCTTGTGTGACGTCGACGCCTACGGCACGGTCCAGCTGAGGCCCCTCCACCGCCTGTCCAATCGGGATTTTGCTTTCTACAATCCAAGGCTGCAAGGAAAGAATGTGTACAATTACGCTGGTTTGCCTCCACGCCCGCGGGCCAGTGCAACTGGCTATTTCTCCGGCAATGACCATAACGTGGTCAATATGCCCCCCACTGCTGACGTAAAGCACACGTACACTTCGTGGGACCTTGAGGACATGGAAAAATACCGCATGCAGTCCATCCGCAGAGAGAGTCGAGCACGGCAGAAGGTGAAAGGGCCCATCATGTCTCAGTACGACAACATGGCACCAGCTGTGCAGGACGACTTGGGAGGGATCTACGTCATCCATCTACGCAGCAAATCAGATCCTGGGAAAACTGGACTTCTCTCTgtggcagaggggaaggaggggcgGCACCCAGCCAAGGCTGTCAGCCCCGAGGGGGATGAGCGTTTCTACAGGAAGCACCCAGAGTCCGAATTTGACAGAGCCCACCATCATGGAGGgtttggcagcagccaggtaGAAAAGCCATCCCTCCCACAGAAGCAAAGCAGCCTTAGGAACAGAAAGCTTCACGATATGGGTTGTAGCCTCCCAGAGCACAGGGCGCACCAGGAAGCAAGCCATAGGCAGTTATGTGAGTCAAAAAATGGACCACCATATCCCCAGGGAGCTGGCCAGTTAGATTATGGGTCCAAAGGGATGCCAGACGCCTCTGAGCCAAACAGTTACCATAACTCTGGGAAATATGTCATGTCAGGGCAGGAGTCTCTAAGACTGAACCACAAGGAAGTGAGGCTTTCCAAAGACGTGGACAGGCCTCGAGCCAGGCAGCCACCGGCCCCCGAGAAACACTCCAGAGACTGCTACAAGGAGGAGGAGCACTTCACGCAGTCTATGGTCCCACCCCCCAAGCCAGAGAGGAGTCACAGCCTCAAACTGCACCACACCCAGAACCTGGAGAGGGACCCCAGCATGCTGTACCCGTATCAGACACACAGCAAGCGCCAGAGCAGTGTGACTGTCGTGTCCCAGTACGATAACCTGGAGGATTACCACTCCCTGCCCCAGCACCAGCGAGGAGGCTTTGGAGGGGGAGGCATGGGGGCCTATGTGCCCTCTGGCTTTGTCCATCCACAGAGCAGGACATACGCCACAGCGTTGGGTCAGGGGGCCTTCCTGCCCACAGAGCTGTCCTTGCCACATCCTGACACGCAGATCCATGCAGAATGAGCCCCGGGAGCAATAGAGTTGAAGCAGCCTCTGCTGGACAGTGgactgttctatttttttttttcaataaccaAAAAGATttaacgaaaaaaaaaaaaaaaagctacaaacCCCCTGGCCACACGAAAGAAGCATAATAAAATCAccaccttcccctcccactcATTACTGCCTCATCCATCTATAGGCTGTGTTGTTTGTCCTTAAAGAGATCTGGATGGTTGTAAAGGGCTGTGCTGAAAGCCTGGTAAAGAAATCCTCCATGCAGACCCTACTCGCTCTGTAGGGCTGATCTGTGGGACCCTGAGAACCTGCCTTCCACCCCCTGAGTTCAACTCTGACCTTCTTAGTACTTGCAACCTGGCTCAGAGCAGTTTGCCTCTATTTCCtggtgggtctctgcatttcctgTTGTGTTCCCACTGCCCTGCCCGGGGCCATGTAGCCTGCCCAGGTGGACTCTCCACTCTGTTCTGCTTTCATCATCTGTCCACAGTGGAGTCTAGTATCCCAAATTAGAGAGGAGCAAAGCACCCCGATCCTTGAACTACACCGCTTAGACTGCTAGCAGGTTAAAAGGTAAAGGAATTAGGGTTTTCAACCCTTAGCGCCACGTCACCGTTAGTAGCAAGTCTGGCGTGAGCTGCATCCTTCGCTGGCAGTGAACTCTGCTAGCAACAGTATCACTAGTGCTTTCCCTGTGCTACCCACCCGCACGGCCCACAAGAAGACCCCGCACACTTTAGTGCCAGGAAAGCAGTCATCCTGTTGGTTCTAAATCCAAAATAGTCGCAGGAAGAAAGGACCAGCATGGTCTAACTGGATAAATAAAGTTTCTTAGGGATTACAAGTGTTACTATGTTTCTAACGTAGAGTACAGATTCCCTGGGAATTTGTAAAATCCCTACAAACCGTTAGGAAGCCGCACATTGCTCATTGTCCCTGAGTGTACAGTCCCACGCATGCACTGGCATTCTGGGGGTCATGGTTTGACCCCCTCCGTTGTGTGGTCACAGGCTCCCCGCCGCCGCATTGTCACCAACACCAGCATTTCAGAATAGTTCTAACTCTCTAGACATGTCAAACATGTGACTACCCAGGACTTTCTTTTGAAAGTTGCATTCCTTATTGGGCTTGGGACAGGGGACCTCTCCGGCCCAGCTTCCCTCTGCTTTTCTCGTCCCATCCCACCATAGAGAGCGGAGACGGGTAAGGCAGTCCCGTGTTTAGGATGAGTTAGATTGGCATGTCATTCCATAAGTCACGTTAATACTTGAGTTTTGTACGTTTGTATCTTTTAAATACTCTGTAGGAGACATCATTCCATTTACTGGATGGCTGCTGCTCTGGCCTTTTAGGATGGGATTATCTTTTCTTTAGAGCCAAGGGAGAAGTCTGTAAGAGGCTAAAATcctgctgctgtcactgctgtgAAATTGTGAAAGACTAGATTCATGGCAGTCTTTGTAATTAAACCACATAGCTGCGTTTTTAAGGGTATCTACTTAGAAGTAAAGTTTTAAGAACACATTCCTATTTGGAGATAGTCTTCATGGTTTTATTTCCACATTGACCAGCGGGGTACAGTGAAGTTCAAAGCAGATATCTGGAAACACTAATACATGCAAAGGCCTGTGGGAACGTAGGCGTCTGCATTAAACGCACAGACCTGAGTGTCAGAGTGTCCAGAACCCCCGATGGGTGCTTCTACCTGGCGTGCAGAATGCAGGTGTGTGGAACGTTGCACACTATTTTTTTTAGCCTCCTTTTTTTTGTCAAGGAGGCAACTCATTGCCTCTTGAAGACCATACCAGCCTGGAACGCTGTCCTTAGCAGCGCAGCTCGGGTACAGAGGCCAGCACCACAGGCAGTGAGACAAGGAGCTTCAGTGACTTCAGGCCTCACCTGAAGAGAAGTGCTACAAGGTCCAGGCCACTCTCCATATTTGTGGATTCGTTTGTCACAGATACTGTTTACTCCTGAAACTAAAGTCTCTTTTATAAATGCTAAGGTTGATCCCTTAGAACAATTTCTTTATCAATAACACCCTTTGGGTTTAGAAAGGCcagaagaatattttaaagatagaatGATAACTCAGATTATTGGTATAAGTATGAAAATGCACTTTAGACGAAGTCTAGAGTTTGCCACTGTACGCAGCACCAGCCTTAGCTTCGGATTCGGCTGTTCCAACAGCCGTGCCCACGCGCTTCTCTAACACCGTGGAGGGCAGAGTCGGATGGCGAATCA
Protein-coding sequences here:
- the Arhgap32 gene encoding rho GTPase-activating protein 32 isoform X6; the encoded protein is MKSRPTKQKLKQRGILKERVFGCDLGEHLLNSGFEVPQVLQSCTAFIERYGIVDGIYRLSGVASNIQRLRHEFDSEHVPDLTKEPYVQDIHSVGSLCKLYFRELPNPLLTYQLYEKFSDAVSAATDEERLIKIHDVIQQLPPPHYRTLEFLMRHLSLLADYCSITNMHAKNLAIVWAPNLLRSKQIESACFSGTAAFMEVRIQSVVVEFILNHVDVLFSGKISAVMQEGAASLTRPKSLLVSSPSTKLLTLEEAQARTQAQVNSPIVTENKYIEVGEGPAALQGKFHTIIEFPLERKRPQNKMKKSPVGSWRSFFNLGKSSSVSKRKLQRNESEPSEMKAMALKGGRAEGTLRSAKSEESLTSLHAVDGDSKLFRPRRPRSSSDALSASFNGDVLGNRCNSYDNLPHDNESEEEVGLLHIPALVSPHSAEDVDLSPPDIGVASLDFDPMSFQCSPPKAESECLESGASFLDSLGFTRDKLGASKKDVEAGGSQSQTPGSTASSEPVSPVQEKLSPFFTLDLSPTEDKSCKPSSFTEKVVYAFSPKIGRKLSKSPSMNISEPISVTLPPRVSEVIGTVSNTVSQNASPPSWDKSVEERDVINRSPTQLGKMKPGEREAQERCEPEAQPQEQGAAEEVELPGTEERPVSSSQSKAVPSGQSQTGAVTHDPPQDPVPVSSVSLIPPPPPPKNVARMLALALAESAQQASTQTLKRPGPSQAGCTSYGDMAVATSEEKLPSSYSSVTLDKTYFQTDRPAEQFHLQINGLGNCNQPLPETAAMGGPTHPNTTDSGEQLHQVDLIGNSLHRNHLSGDPEKARSTSAPLTDSEKSDGHGSFPEDHAGKTSVSTVSFVEQDQSPLHFSSGDQPLSYLGTSMDKPHHSSELTEKSPMPSTLPRDKAHPLSGSPEENTSTATMAYMMTTPPRAETSTREASRAMAVQPTAADFVAATLQRAHRTNRPLPPPPSQRPTEQPPGVGQVQEAPSIGVNNSHKQVQGAAPAPERPPEPRAMADPASIFVSDGSAAAQCPMAVSAAQPGLPEKVRESSRAPPLHLRAETFPGHSCGFAAPVPPTRTVESKMAAAMHSSAAEANNSSNYHSFVPSSASADDVLPLPPPIAQPKHASQKIAYSSFARPDVTTEPFGPENCLHFNMTPNCQFRPQSVPPHHNKLEPHQVYGTRSEPPASMGPRYNTYVAPGRSMSGHHSKPCSRVEYVSSLGSSVRNPCCPEDILPYPTIRRVQSLHAPPPSMIRSVPISRTEVPPDDEPAYCPRPVYQYKPYQSSQARSDYHVTQLQPYFENGRVHYRYSPYSSSSSSYYSPDGALCDVDAYGTVQLRPLHRLSNRDFAFYNPRLQGKNVYNYAGLPPRPRASATGYFSGNDHNVVNMPPTADVKHTYTSWDLEDMEKYRMQSIRRESRARQKVKGPIMSQYDNMAPAVQDDLGGIYVIHLRSKSDPGKTGLLSVAEGKEGRHPAKAVSPEGDERFYRKHPESEFDRAHHHGGFGSSQVEKPSLPQKQSSLRNRKLHDMGCSLPEHRAHQEASHRQLCESKNGPPYPQGAGQLDYGSKGMPDASEPNSYHNSGKYVMSGQESLRLNHKEVRLSKDVDRPRARQPPAPEKHSRDCYKEEEHFTQSMVPPPKPERSHSLKLHHTQNLERDPSMLYPYQTHSKRQSSVTVVSQYDNLEDYHSLPQHQRGGFGGGGMGAYVPSGFVHPQSRTYATALGQGAFLPTELSLPHPDTQIHAE